The proteins below come from a single Eucalyptus grandis isolate ANBG69807.140 chromosome 3, ASM1654582v1, whole genome shotgun sequence genomic window:
- the LOC104437268 gene encoding uncharacterized protein LOC104437268, with amino-acid sequence MEWRKCYLDAILVPLGFMISLGYHAWLWHKVRTEPLTTIIGTNTRGRRFWVSAMMKDNDKKNILAVQTLRNTIMGSTLMATTSILLCSGLAAVISSTYSVKKPLNDSVYGGHGEFMLAMKYVTLLTIFLFSFLCHSLSIRFINQVNILINTPMQQVDPEMASIVTPRYIAELLEKGFVLNTMGNRLFYTAIPLLLWIFGPVLVFLCSVALVLVLYNLDFVIGSGKKCCQMEEGTRNGDLV; translated from the exons atggaatggAGAAAGTGTTATCTTGACGCCATACTCGTGCCATTAGGGTTTATGATAAGCTTGGGCTATCACGCTTGGCTATGGCATAAGGTCCGGACCGAACCGCTCACCACTATCATAGGCACAAACACAAGGGGACGACGCTTCTGGGTTTCCGCCATGATGAAG GACAATGACAAGAAGAACATCTTGGCGGTACAAACCCTCCGGAACACCATCATGGGGTCGACCCTGATGGCCACCACGTCGATCCTCCTCTGCTCGGGCCTTGCAGCAGTGATAAGCAGCACCTACAGCGTGAAGAAGCCCCTGAACGACTCGGTGTATGGTGGGCACGGCGAGTTCATGTTGGCCATGAAGTACGTCACCCTCCTCACCatctttctcttctccttcctctgccACTCCCTCTCCATTCGGTTCATCAACCAGGTCAACATTCTCATCAACACTCCGATGCAGCAAGTGGACCCTGAGATGGCGTCCATAGTCACTCCACGGTACATCGCCGAGCTCCTGGAGAAAGGGTTTGTCCTCAACACCATGGGGAACCGGCTTTTCTACACAGCGATCCCTCTTCTGCTCTGGATCTTCGGGCCGGTTCTCGTGTTTCTTTGCTCGGTGGCGTTGGTTCTGGTGCTGTATAACCTGGATTTTGTGATTGGGAGTGGCAAAAAGTGTTGTCAGATGGAGGAGGGGACGAGAAATGGTGACTTAGTATGA